The segment tagaatcatagaagattagggttggaagaaacctcaggaggtcatctagtccaaccccctgcacttgtccttgttgaaccttatcagatttcttttggcccaatcctccaatttgtttaggtcactctggacccaatccCTACCCTACAGTGTATCTACCTttccccccatcttagtgtcatctgcacacttgctgagggtgcaatccatcccatcatccagtaaagatgttgaacaaaactggccccaggatggACTCCtggggcattctgcttgatactggctgccaactagacattgagatATTGATTGCTACCTGTTGAGACCGACAatccagccagctttctattcactttataatccattcatccgatccatacttttttaacttgctggcaagaatactgtgggagaccatatcaaaagctttgctaaagtcaagatatatcacatccactgctttccatATCCACAGCATCTTCtaggatgagataactggctctccggttggtcaggcatgatttgcccttggtgaatccatattgactgttcctgatcaccttcctcttctccaagtgcttcagaatgatttccttgaggacctgctccatgatttatccagggactgaggtgaggctgacctgtctgtagtttcccgggttctccttcttcttttttttaaagatgggcactatatttgcctttttccaatcatctggtatctcccccgattgccacaagttttcaaatataatggccaatggctctgcaatcacatcagccaattccctcagcacccttggatgtatTAGATCTGGCCCCTAGTCTTGTGcatgttcagcttttctaaatagtccttaacctgttctttcaccactgagggctactcacctcctccccataccatgttgcccaggacagcagtgacggagctgaccttgtctgtaaagaccaaggcaaaaaaagtattgagtacttcagttttttccacatcatctgtcactaggttggcTCCCTTGTTTGTTAagagtcccacactttccctgatctttttcttgttgctaacatacctgtagaaacccttcttgttatccttcacatcccttgctagctgcaactccagttgtattttggctttcctaattacacccctgcatgctcgagcaatatttttatactcctccctatttatctgtccaagtttccacttcttgtaagcttcctttttgtgtttaagatcaccaaatatttcactgttaagtcaaggtggtcacctgccatatttgctattctttctgtacattgggatggtttgttcctgcgtcCTCAATgaggtttctttaaaatacagtcagctttcctggactcctttccccctcatattagcctcccagaggatcctgcccatcagttccctgagggagtcaaagtctgcttttctgaagtccagggtcggGATGTGATGGGAAGATATGATGCTGGTGGATTTCAGTTCTATGATCAGAAACCAGATTGTTTGCCTCAAGGGATCACACAGGCTCACTGAGTTGGGTGTTGAACATAGAGCTAAGGTCTGATATGCTAAAGCTGGACTCTAGGGTGGCAAACAAGCTAGAAAGCAAGCTGGTGCAGGCTATCAATAGCTCTGCAGAGACTGAACATACCAAGGAAGAGGAGCATGTCCTGGAACCAAAGGATGTGACAGAGGAACCTGATAGCTAATTGGGATGGAGCCACAGGTGTGGGAATCTGCCACACAAGGTACTTGTGGTTGATAGACACTCTGTTTTTATTGTGTATAATTGGGAGTGAGAATATGGAGTGGGTTCACTTGGAGCCTTGGAATCTGCATTAATGGGCGCCACAAATATTGTGAAGGCAGACCTGTCACCAGCCAGAGTGGAGGCATCTTCGGGTCTCAGAGAGAGGCGAAGTGAAGACCTGAATTTGGAGTCTATCCTAGGCTGCTTTAGCTGCCTCAAAAATGCATTTATATTACCCATCCTCAACCTATCAGTCAAATGGGATCAAGTGCTCACAGACAAAATTCCCAGTGGGACTTTTACCTGCCCATGGACATCTTCAAATGTTTTATTCTTATTACAAATAGACAAAAGGCACAACCACAGTCATGGTATAGGTTCACAAATATTAAAGTTTGTAAACTGCACTGAGAACTACTGGTGAAAAGGCAGTATATAATGGTATCTGAGAGCTAGAAAGAACCACTTAAGCAAGGCTGTGATGGTGCCCATCCCCATAGCATCAGGAGCCGCTCCTAGTGTAATCATAAACAAAGATCTGGGGGGAGAGCGGAACTGGGTATCCCGGCTAAAAGAGTCTTGAGCTGCCAGAAGTGAGGTGAGAAGGCGCTGCAGCATTAGCGTTTCATACAGGTTTATAGtcgagtgaccagacagcaaagcataaaaaatcaggacaggggtaggGGGGTCACAGGTGCCTTTATATGAAAAAgcccccaaatcaggactgtccctataaattcgggacatctggtcaccctagtttataTGCTCATTCAGGCCTCTCTTACACAGCGCGAATGAAGGAGCCCCTCCACCGCAGGGCAGTCAATGAGTTCAGCACCCCAGGGGTTCTCTGCCCCCGCGGCCACACAACTGTTAATGCGGTTTAACAACCACCTCCCTACCCCCGCtcaagccccaccccttctgccatGACAACCACCCGGCCAATCctcgctccctgccctgccagctggcgcgctgggccggggccggggccgcccGCCCTTCCGGGTTTGGTGCTGGGGCGATGCGGCAGGGGGCTGCCTGGGGCGGCGGCTGCCTGGTGCGGGCGGCGCACACGGGGCTCAGCTGGGGGGTCACTCTGGCGCTCTTCCTGCATCGCACCGGTGAGACCCGGAGAATCCTCTCTGCCACCATCGGGCCCCTGGGATTTCCCTCGCCAGGGGAGAGCCGGCCCGCGGCGCTCCCTAAGCGCCGGGCATGAGCCCGTCGGACCCCCGGGCCGCAGGCTGAAGTCGCCAGCACCTCGGACCCGGGGGGCTCGGCTGCTGCCATGAACTTGCCTTTttttgcgccccccccccaactcaCCCAGCTCAGGATTATTATTAGTGCAAAGATCACACTATTGGCTGCTTTTCTTACAGCCGCATTGCCTGGAGTTATGCGATTGTGAGAATCGcagctttcattttttgaaaagCGTTTGGCCCTCATAGGCTAGAAGAATATCATGAAAATATGAACTCTGaagactcaaaaaccagaaagcCACCCTCGCTCGTTACCTTAAaataagagatttaaaaaatattttgatggagCCAGACTTGTGATTTTTGGACACTTGAAGTTGGCAATAGTGCACCATCATATCTGGCAGGGAAAAAATTACCTCCGAGCTGGGGAAGTGAGAGCAGAGGAGACTGCTATATCCCCACCCAATGCAACTAGATCCCTCTCCTACCTGGACAGAGGGGAAACCTCACTGCTATTGCTTGGGAGGAGGGCGGTTTGGTATTTGACATTTGAGAAGACCTGGTGCCTACTCCAAGGAGTTTACAATTTAATCTAGTCACACAGCATAATGGAAAACCTATAAAACGTGGCAGGTTATAATAAAAAGTACCTTTTATGGTATTTGATGAATATAATGCTTAACATAATTACTATTACGCTCTTCATATATAAATACTGTTTTTACTGGATTTTTATGACCCTGAATCTTACTCTGGCACCTAGATGTTGCAGTGATGCGCACTTTTGAAATGCAGCTATCATATTAATTCTAGAATAGTTACATACAGCACACTGCAGAACAGCAGGAGAAGGTGAAGAGAGATTGAAGTAcaggtagagctgggggaaggactTGCAAATCAATGGGGGGAAGCTGTTTGCTGATCTCTTAAGTATGTTGTAAGGGCTCTTTGTAAATAATCAGTTCCCTTGGCAGAGGGGACAGCCGTGATGGGTCCCAACTTCCTGAGCAGTTGAGGCATACTTCCCACGGTTGATGTGGAATTCAGCCCCACATTGAATCCCATAACTAATAAGGTCAAGGAGAATAACTTGTTGCCCTAAACATTTCACATGGACTTATCCTTTCTATGGTGGCCTCTTTCAGATCTGCGAAAGCAGGAAGAGCAAGGAGAGTTGCTGCAGCCACTGATATTTGTCTTACTGGTTCTCTGCTCAGTTTTGCTGTACTTTGTAGTGTCTCTCATGGATCCAGGCTTCGTTGAGTCTGATGAGGAAGAGAAGGTAAAGACTTTCTGTTAGCATGCATCATAGTTGACTGAATGAAGGAAAGTGGGAACCAACCTTCCTGGTTATAAAACCggtagattttctttttctttgcaacATACTAGATAAGAATATGCAATATAAATTGTTTTGACATTTAGGATAGAAGACTCTTAACGTGTACAAAAGCAGAAGTAGTCACAAAGTTTAGGTTCTATAAAGTAAGCTTCAGGAATTGCACAAATGTTGCTAGGTGCATTTATCATACCATGCCCCCTTCTGAATTTCCCCTAGCACCCACATGCTCTCCCACTTTGTTTTACTGAGCGGATGCCTTCACTTGTCTCAGTTGCTACAATGCTGTGTAGAACAGATAGCTGCCTTATGTTCCCTCACTACTGCCAATTTCTGTGCATATAAAAACCAGGACAGAGGTGCAAGCTGGAAGGAAAGTACTCCTTGCAACTGTGTTTACTGAACAAGGTAATTATTCTGTTACTGTATCCCTCTTGAAAGATCGATTTGTACAAAAATCAGATGAGTGCTTTAACTAGAAGGAAATATCTCCCAGGTATTTTATATTTATCCTTCTTTAACATGCTTGGACACCTTATCTTGCCTTGTACAAGCAATTTAATATCACTTTAGTCTTCCAAAACTGAAGTGAATTTTGGTCTGTGTTTATAACTAGCACTGCTTATACGCAAATGCATTTCCCCTGTATTTTGAGGCAGATAGAGCAGTCTTATTACTACTTATATCCTATGTGGCTCCATGCTAAAGCTGTCATTCTGTCTCCACACACTATCTGGTTATCAATGGCTAAAATAGCCCCACTCTCTGAACAGTTACGTGTGTGTACCAATTGTATTCAGTAGGATTTCATGGGATTCTTTGGATTGCTGAGGTTATCATACATTGTGTTGGGTCTATGTTCTTTGTCTCTTAACAGCTTCTGTATTTCTCAAGGAATTGTTCTCTCTGTTTAATGTTCCTAAACTGTGAGGGAGTTGTGACTGTAATACCGTAGGAAAAAAGAGACAGCTGACTAATGGCTGCTAAGACACTTTACATCCCTCTCTCTAGAGTCTGGAGTACAAATCAACCTTACTGCTCATCcttaggctatgtttacactatgaGCTACAAGTGTGATTCCCAGTAAACATACATGTACTTTCACTAGCTCTTATTGAGTTAGTGCAAGTATAAATAGTAGCCATGCCAAATACCAGTTTCAGGCGAGTTTGTACTGTGCCCTGCTAAACTGTgccttggctgctgctgcttgtgttATATGGCTGTGctactatttatactcatgctagcttgatAAGCGCTAGTATGTAGATGTATGTACAAACTGGAATCAATCTTAGCTTGGCATTTTGACAAAGTCTTAGGTCCCCTCTTTTCTCTTACCACCTTTTTGTAGGTAGGGATGAATGAAGAGCAAAGAGTAATGATGCCCCAATTTCCAAGCAATGTTTGGCTGCGGCGCTGTGGATACTGCATGCTGAAGGTATGTGTGTGCAGCAGTTggtcatagggtgaccagatgtcttgattttatagggacagtcctgatatttgggaacTTTTCTTATAGGCACctgttaccctccacccccatcctgatttttcacattttctgtctagTCGCCCTAGTTGCTCAAGGGACTAGGGTGATTGCTTGGTGAGCTGGTGCTCATCTGGCTACTTATCTTTTGTTATTGCCTCGCATATTGTTATGCTTAGCCATCACTCGGCTGCTGGACTGGTTGGAGGCATCaaacattactttttttttgtaaaacaagGATTATCTTGATGTAAAAAGCCAAGGCAGGAGCAGACAGAATTAGAAACTTTGATTCATGTACAATCCTGAGATGAAAGGTGACTTGAGCAGAGTGTGtaactaaacatttttaaatgggaaaCTGTTAATTTTCAAGATTAATACATATGTCCTTGGCAGTTCACAAAGTACTGTTCTCTTTTTACTCCACACTGGGGAAAACCCTGCTTCCTGCCTCCTTGTTGCCATGTCAACTAAGGCCTCACTACATCTTCAAATACTTCATTTGAAAGTGTCTTAGTAAAGTCAACATGTAGAGTTCATCTGGGTGGAAGGTGTAGCATGAGCAGATTGCTGTCAGGTATGAACTTGTTTAGATGCTTAGGAacaaagaaaggacagttacctgttccgtaactggcgtgCTTCAAGAGTTggctggcaagaaggaattgagggtggggggagtgcgcagctccccttatagcgtGATATAgaggcaccactctaggggtCGCAGCAGTGCTCCCCtactacgggtactgctaagggaaaaacttctggcaccggtgcaggcgagcatgcacacctactgtggaatacacatgagcaatcactcaaagaagaaaagctaGTTTTAACTGTAGAAAACATAGTTTGCTCTTTTTTCTCCTTCATCCTCCTATTTGCTCCTTCATCCTTCAATCATCCAACCCTTCTGATCCTCCAGTTAGATTATTTCTTGAATATGTATCCCTGAAGCCCAGAAATGCCTGTTTTCAGTCGCAGTCTGTCAGTTTTATACAATCCAGAGTTGTTCCAGCTTAAGTAAATATCTGACCAGCAGAAGGAGCTATCAGCCAGCTTGTTGCCGAAATAGATAAGAGACTGGCAGATCATATGTGTACCACAACAAGGGGGCATGTCACCTGTTGCCATGGTCCCTTCCCCAGCCATACCTCCCCATTAATCCTAAAACCAGCCCTCCTCCCCATATCATCCACATGCCCCTGAAGACAGGACAcacacccccaaaaaacaaacagacaaacaaaaaaaccaaaacaaaacccacaaccTTTCCTTGTATATACTCAAAACATTCCCGTGAATGGCAGCTATCCTAGTTTTTCACTGTCAGACTTTGGTCACCTTTTTCTTAAATATCCACAGCTAACTATATTGAGCTCTTGATTCAGCTAATACCTTCCCTTTGTGTTTGCAGCTTTATTCTGTAGCTAGTTAAGGGAAGTTTTATAGCAAAGTACCAGTCATGGGCAAGTAATTtaacctcagttttcccatctgtaaaaggggatgATAATCTACTTTCTAAGGCAttatacaaatattaaaataactgCTTTTGAAGGGAGAGTAGGGGGAACTGACTCACTTTGCAGGATTGACCTGGATGACTTCCCAGCTATTTTCTATGAAATAGGGCATTCGATCTGGGTAGACTATTCTTAGTATCTGCTTATTCCACAGCAACCAATGCGAGCCAAGCACTGCCAGCTGTGTCGGCACTGTGTACGTCGTTATGACCACCACTGTCCCTGGATTGAGAACTGCGTAGGAGAGAGGAATCATCCACTCTTTATAGTCTACCTGGCTGTGCAGCTTGTGGTTCTCTTGTGGTCCTTTCATGTTGCATGGTGAGTACTTTAAGTAGCAGCCTCTGGCAGGGAGTTTGTATTTGAAGTCTTAGAGTTTTGATGAGAGCTGGACATTCCAAAATCCTACTGAATGGTTTAGGTAGAGCAAGATGGCAATGGCTGGAGTTAACATGATATGTTCTCTTTGCCTGCACACTGTAACCAGCTTTCGTCACAGCACCACTCTGATTATTGCCACTGAGGAGTAACATAGCTACTTACAGAATAGGGTATGGTGTTCCTTAAAAcattggctctcaacctttccagactactgtatccctttcaggagtctgatttgccttacatacccccaagtttcacctcacttaaaaactccttgcttacaaaatcagacataaaaatacaagtgtcacagcatgctattactgaaaaattgcttactttctaatttttactATACACTGGGGAGGCCAatatgtggctcttcagaagttaatatgcggctccttgtataggcactgactctagggctggaactacaggcgccaactttccagtgtgccgggaGGTGCTCATTGTTCAatcccttggctctgccacaggccccgcCATCTCCCatagcctgccatgcccttgcttcttccctccagcctcctgcatgccactaaacagctgattgggaggtgtggggaggaacTGATCAGTGGGCAGGATGCGCTGGGAACAGGGCAGGGAAgctgctgacttattactgtggctctttggcaatgtacgttggtaaattctggctccttctcaggctcaggttggccacccctgctgtaCACTTATAAatcaactgaaatataaatattgtacttacacttCAGTGTATAGCATACATATAAAGCAGTACAAAGAAGtgattgtctgtatgaaattttagtttgtacagacGCTTCCTGGGTTACACAACCCTGACTTATACAAACCTGCACTTACGGAAAAACTTCTGTAAGttccataactttttttttttgtgcaaaaTTCAACTTACGCAAGTTGGGGAGCAgctgtactgactttgctagtgctttttatgtagcctattgtaaaactaggtaaatatctatagatgagttgatgtacccctggaagacgtCTCTACACCCCCAGGAATAtcgcatacccctggttgagaacaacTGCCTTAAAACACTTAAAGCCTGAGTCCATTTAGGCAGTGGGAGCAGACAAGGCAATTATAGAATGGGGGATCATTTGAAGAGCTGGAAATTTGACTTAATTAAATTGTCACAAACAGTTACCTGAGCTACAGCACTTAAAACCAGATATATAGGATAGACATTCCCTGATAAATGAGGGGTAGATATATTGCAGGTAAGACTAACCTTGGCTTTTCCAGAGGTGACAGCAACATCAAAACTTCTGGAAAAACAAGGGAGCAGGCTTTGGCATCTGGCAGTAGGTATATTGCATTTATAGTCAGCTGCCATTCTTTCCCCTTTGTACGAGCACGAGGGGACTTTCAACTGTGATGTACTGTTGATTCAGTTGACAGAACTGAGGTGATTAGTTATGCAGTTTGATATTTGGGATTGTAACAGGCTTAGCTGTAAGCTTAAACTAAATTAATATAAAGTAATTTTGCATTGTTGGTTACTGTTTAACTTTCCCTCATTAATTATTGTGCAACCTATATTTATAAATGGCAGGCAAGTGAAAGTTCCCATAAACCATATTCTGTTAGTGGCTCCTGGCATTGTACTCATGCAGCACCACATGACTCTCTCTAATTGTCGGAACATATTTTTTACACAGGTATAGATGTCCCAGATCTTTTTCTGATCTCAGTTCCAGTGTATTTAGAACTTAACTTTGAGTCTTGGTACTGCAGCTACTGTCAAAgtttatacagtgctttgaagCTGTAAAACACTGCAGAAATATCATGTGAGTCAGGAGTGCAGTATTTGTAAGTCAAGATGATGGTTTGATTAATGTAACTTCAGTTCTGTATCTAACCCAGTTTGACTTAGCCATGTTTCTCTTTTAATTGAAAGGTCAGGCCTTTACTTCCAACAGTCTTGGGAGTGGCTGCAGCACAACATCTTCCTTCTCCTGTCCTTCCTCGTGATAGCCATATTCACCATTGTAGTGCTTCTGCTGCTGATTTCACACTTGTACCTGGTCTCATGTAACACAACCACCTGGGAGTTCATGTCACACCACCGCATCTCCTACCTCCGACATTGTGAGTCAGAGAACCCCTTTGACCAAGGTGTCATTCTCAACCTCTGGAGATTCTTCTGTGCTTGCCGTCTCGTTACATGGGAGAAAATATACTTTCAGGAGGATAGTGACCATGTTTAATTAGAAAAAGGTAAATTCAGCCAGGATTTAATGGTGTAATCCAAGTTTGATTACAAGAGGGAAAAGTACATCTACAGAGTGAGCTGAAATGCAGGTCCTCTTGCTGAATTAGTCATTCAGCTTTTAACTAATAGAGGCTGCTTGTCACGGTGCATCTGTGTTGAGGGCTTTAAGAAAGGAATTTAGAGTAGGACTCTCAGGAACAACCTCTCTGATTCTTTAGAGAGAGCACTTGTATTGTAACCAATTTCCTACTGCTTCAGTGGAGGGGGAATTTAGTCCATAATGAACCAGCAACTTGTTGTACAACTATCCCATTCGCAGGGGCAAGTCTGCTTACAAGAATAAGTGGCAGTGTGGCTCTATGGTTGGTCTTCATATCCAGGTAAAATGACTTCTTGGTTCTGGGCAGCACTGAAGGGGTGATTTCTGGTCTGAGTGAATGTGTATGCTAGTCCTTTACATCTTTTTGCTAATCATATTCATCAAACCTCTTGAGGCAAATGCAAGGACTTCCTGAATAGCAGCTTTCACTTATTTCCTCAGTCTCCCCATCTCAGCTGGTGCCATATCCACTCTAGGGAAtagcagcagaaagaaaaagttaattATTGATAAGTCATACCAAAATCAGTTTAGGCAATATGGCCTTTCTTCATGATCATTCTTACTGTCAGGACCGATGTGCCTTAGTGGTAGAGTTGGCAAATAATGGAAAGCTTTGCATGAATATTTGGACAATGAAAAGGAAACCTCAGTTTGACTGCATGCAGGAGATTCATGCGTTCCACAAAGGTTTGAGCTTTACTACT is part of the Gopherus flavomarginatus isolate rGopFla2 chromosome 17, rGopFla2.mat.asm, whole genome shotgun sequence genome and harbors:
- the ZDHHC12 gene encoding palmitoyltransferase ZDHHC12 → MRQGAAWGGGCLVRAAHTGLSWGVTLALFLHRTDLRKQEEQGELLQPLIFVLLVLCSVLLYFVVSLMDPGFVESDEEEKVGMNEEQRVMMPQFPSNVWLRRCGYCMLKQPMRAKHCQLCRHCVRRYDHHCPWIENCVGERNHPLFIVYLAVQLVVLLWSFHVAWSGLYFQQSWEWLQHNIFLLLSFLVIAIFTIVVLLLLISHLYLVSCNTTTWEFMSHHRISYLRHCESENPFDQGVILNLWRFFCACRLVTWEKIYFQEDSDHV